In Nicotiana tabacum cultivar K326 chromosome 21, ASM71507v2, whole genome shotgun sequence, one DNA window encodes the following:
- the LOC107801671 gene encoding protein TIFY 10A — MGSSEIVDSGKVTGQKSQFSQTCNLLSQFLKKKGSFGDLNNLGIYRSFEPIGNQTTTTMNLLPMIEKSGDSAENNSQKPMNLFPQEVISTAKSEPEKAQMTIFYGGQVIVFDDFPADKANEIMKLASKKNNNKQNLASNIFSYAMVNNKKSAESVTINSTQELRTRTQVPISQSSVADLPIARRNSLTRFLEKRKDRITSTAPYQICNKKVADSKNEENKAWLGLGAQFVPVKTEQFF; from the exons ATGGGCTCATCGGAGATTGTAGATTCCGGCAAGGTCACCGGCCAGAAGTCTCAGTTTTCTCAAACTTGTAATCTtttgagtcaattcttgaagaAAAAAGGTTCATTTGGAGATCTCAATAATCTTGGTATCTACCGCAGTTTTGAACCAATTG GAAACCAAACAACTACTACTATGAATTTATTGCCAATGATTGAGAAATCAGGTGATTCAGCTGAGAATAATTCTCAAAAACCAATGAATCTTTTTCCTCAAGAAGTTATTTCTACTGCAAAATCTGAACCAGAAAAGGCACAAATGACAATATTTTATGGTGGCCAAGTTATTGTATTTGATGATTTTCCAGCAGATAAGGCAAATGAAATCATGAAATTGGCTagcaaaaaaaacaacaacaaacagaATTTGGCTAGTAACATTTTTTCTTATGCAATggtaaataataaaaaatcagCTGAATCTGTTACTATCAATTCGACTCAAGAACTTCGTACGCGAACTCAGGTGCCAATATCACAATCCTCTGTTGCTGATTTACCAATTGCGAGACGAAATTCACTTACAAGATTTttggagaaaagaaaagatagaATTACTTCAACTGCACCATATCAGATTTGCAACAAAAAAGTAGCTGATTCTAAGAATGAGGAAAATAAGGCATGGCTTGGATTAGGTGCTCAATTTGTTCCAGTGAAAACTGAGCAGTTCTTTTAG
- the LOC107785375 gene encoding putative polygalacturonase, whose amino-acid sequence MVETVTTPFWWRCTQFHHPRRWLPAVFITHKAIITALWIAFLVTLFWWQMDSTTTGILIFRRVFPARQLPKLRHVVFNLTDFGGVGDGVTVNTAAFEKAVLAISRKGGGQLNVPPGYWLTAPFNLTSHMTLFLAEGAVILGIDDEKYWPLMPPLPSYGYGREHRGPRYGSLIHGQNLKDVVITGHNGTINGQGQAWWKKFRQKLLNHTRGPLVQIMWSTDIIISNITLQDSPFWTLHPYDCKNVTIRNVTILAPIAGAPNTDGIDPDSCEDVLIENCYISVGDDGIAIKSGWDQYGITYGRPSKNILIRNLIIRSNVSAGVSIGSEMSGGVSNVTVENVLIWNSRRAVRIKTAPGRGGYVRDITYRNLTFENVRVGIVIKTDYNEHPDERFDPKAVPVLKDISYTSIHGEGVRVPVQIHGSKEIPVKNVTFRDMSVGLSYKKKHVFQCAFVQGRVIGTIFPAPCENLDLYDEQGHLIRRSDSQNATDIDYDI is encoded by the exons ATGGTGGAGACGGTAACGACACCATTTTGGTGGCGATGTACACAATTTCACCACCCGCGTCGATGGTTACCGGCAGTTTTCATAACCCACAAAGCCATTATCACTGCGCTATGGATCGCCTTTTTAGTAACCCTTTTCTGGTGGCAGATGGATTCTACTACTACCGGAATCTTGATTTTCCGGCgggtttttccggcgaggcaGCTTCCGAAGCTCCGGCATGTGGTGTTTAACTTGACGGACTTTGGTGGGGTTGGTGATGGCGTTACTGTAAATACGGCAGCGTTTGAGAAGGCAGTATTAGCAATTTCTAGAAAAGGTGGAGGGCAGCTTAATGTGCCACCTGGTTATTGGCTAACGGCTCCGTTTAATCTTACTAGCCATATGACTCTATTCCTTGCTGAAGGTGCTGTTATATTGGGTATTGAT GACGAGAAGTACTGGCCTCTCATGCCTCCATTACCTTCATATGGATACGGAAGAGAGCATCGTGGACCACGTTATGGAAGTTTAATCCATGGCCAAAATCTCAAAGATGTAGTAATCACAG GGCATAATGGTACCATTAATGGGCAGGGTCAAGCATGGTGGAAGAAATTCCGGCAGAAGCTTCTTAACCATACCAGAGGACCGCTCGTGCAGATCATGTGGTCTACTGACATAATAATCTCAAATATAACTTTACAAGACTCTCCCTTTTGGACGCTCCATCCATACGACTGCAAGAATGTAACAATCAGGAACGTTACAATCCTTGCACCCATTGCTGGGGCTCCAAATACTGATGGCATAGATCCAG ATTCTTGTGAAGATGTGTTGATAGAGAACTGTTACATCAGTGTTGGTGATGACGGCATTGCAATAAAGAGTGGATGGGATCAGTATGGAATTACTTATGGACGGCCTTCTAAGAATATACTCATCCGAAACCTTATTATTCGTTCCAATGTCAG CGCTGGTGTATCAATAGGAAGTGAGATGTCCGGTGGAGTGTCAAATGTAACTGTGGAAAATGTCCTTATCTGGAACTCGAGACGTGCTGTACGCATCAAAACAGCGCCTGGAAGAGGAGGATACGTTCGAGATATAACGTACAGGAACTTGACATTTGAGAATGTTAGGGTGGGAATCGTCATCAAAACAGATTACAACGAGCATCCAGACGAGAGGTTCGACCCCAAAGCTGTCCCTGTACTGAAGGACATAAGCTACACATCAATCCATGGCGAGGGAGTGCGCGTACCTGTTCAAATCCACGGGAGTAAAGAAATCCCGGTGAAGAACGTTACTTTCAGAGATATGTCAGTTGGGCTCTCGTACAAGAAGAAGCATGTATTCCAGTGTGCTTTCGTTCAAGGTCGTGTTATAGGTACAATCTTCCCCGCCCCTTGTGAGAACCTCGATCTATATGACGAGCAAGGACATCTGATCAGACGTTCTGATTCTCAAAACGCGACAGACATAGATTATGACATTTGA
- the LOC107785376 gene encoding photosystem I chlorophyll a/b-binding protein 6, chloroplastic-like codes for MALAIHSTAFSSIPIRELHTKKIPGKVSTCLLSRKSRLNAGKEVSSVCEPLPPDRPLWFPGSSPPEWLDGSLPGDFGFDPLGLGSDPETLKWFAQAELMHSRWAMLAVAGILIPEWLESLGFIDNFSWYDAGEREYFADSTTLFVVQLVLMGWAEGRRWADIMNPGCVDIEPKVPHKKKPKSDVGYPGGLWFDPFMWGRGSPEPVMVLRTKEIKNGRLAMLAFVGFCFQAVYTGQGPIENLMSHLADPGHNNIFAAFGSQ; via the exons ATGGCTCTAGCCATTCATTCCACTGCATTTTCTAGCATCCCAATCAG GGAGCTACATACAAAAAAAATTCCTGGGAAAGTTTCAACATGTTTATTATCTAGAAAAAGTAGATTGAATGCTGGAAAAGAGGTTTCAAGTGTCTGTGAACCACTCCCTCCAGATAGGCCATTATGGTTTCCTGGAAGTTCACCTCCAGAATGGCTTGATGGCAG TCTTCCTGGAGATTTTGGCTTTGATCCCCTCGGATTAG GGTCTGATCCAGAAACATTAAAATGGTTTGCTCAAGCTGAGCTAATGCACAGCAGATGGGCAATGTTAGCAGTAGCTGGAATTCTAATTCCAGAATGGTTAGAAAGTCTTGGATTCATTGACAACTTTTCATGGTATGATGCTGGTGAAAGAGAGTATTTTGCAGACTCCACAACtttatttgttgtgcaattagtcTTAATGGGCTGGGCCGAGGGCCGAAGATGGGCAGATATAATGAATCCAGGGTGTGTTGATATTGAACCAAAAGTACCTCACAagaagaaaccaaaatcagatgTTGGATATCCTGGTGGATTATGGTTTGATCCTTTTATGTGGGGAAGAGGATCTCCTGAACCAGTTATGGTTTTGAGAACTAAGGAGATCAAGAATGGTCGACTCGCTATGTTAGCTTTTGTTGGCTTTTGTTTTCAAGCTGTTTATACTGGACAAGGACCTATTGAGAATTTAATGTCACATCTTGCTGATCCTGGACATAACAACATATTCGCG GCTTTTGGATCCCAATGA
- the LOC107785377 gene encoding pollen receptor-like kinase 3 translates to MAAVPLLLPPLATSPKKHLLFYISIFFLIFLSNTPFSFSISEDEALIKFKESLKNTTALDSTWHKGSNPCDKNKKWTRVQCEGSAVEGLLLGEVGLSGEIDVDPLIALPGLRVLELANNSFSGTIPEFFLLGALKSLYIDGNQFSGDIPKDFFSKMGSLKKIWFSKNKFSGPIPESLANLKYLLELHLESNEFSGPIPSFSQASLTSIDLSNNKLQGEIPQSMSRFGADPFKGNNELCGKQLGKECNKGKENNTFQRAPMSKLKWIILGLVVSLLLITILFKAKRKEDHFDKLGKENLDEGLHVSSSNRKNTSIHSKGGDSVHGSSRRGAGSQRGKAMGDLVLVNEEKGTFGLPDLMKAAAEVLGNGVLGSAYKAKMVYGLSVVVKRLREMNKMNRDVFDTEIRKISKLRHKNILQLLAYHYRKEEKLLVSEYVPKGSLLYLLHGDRGISHAELNWPTRLKIIHGVASGMSFLHSEFASYVVPHGNLKSSNILLTEKYEPLLSDYAFYPLINNTQTVQCLFAYKSPEAIQNQQISPKSDVYCLGIIILEILTGKFPSQYLNNQKGGTDVVQWVQSAIADNRESELIDQEIANATDSIEQMVKLLHVGAACTVNDPEKRIDMKEASRRIEEISLI, encoded by the exons ATGGCCGCTGTTCCCCTTCTCCTTCCTCCTCTAGCAACCTCTCCCAAAAAACACCTTCTTTTTTACATCTCCATTTTCTTCCTCATTTTTCTATCTAATACACCATTTTCTTTCTCCATTTCAGAGGATGAGGCATTGATCAAGTTCAAAGAATCTTTAAAAAATACAACAGCTTTAGATTCAACTTGGCATAAGGGATCAAATCCTTGTGACAAGAACAAGAAATGGACTCGTGTTCAATGCGAAGGGAGCGCGGTCGAAGGTCTCCTTTTAGGTGAAGTTGGCCTCTCAGGGGAAATTGATGTTGATCCATTGATTGCACTTCCAGGCCTGAGAGTTCTTGAACTTGCAAATAATTCATTTTCCGGAACGATTCCTGAATTTTTCTTGCTTGGTGCTCTTAAATCTCTTTATATAGATGGAAACCAATTTTCAGGAGATATTCCTAAAGATTTCTTCTCTAAAATGGGATCTCTTAAAAAAATTTGGTTTTCAAAAAACAAATTTTCAGGACCAATTCCTGAATCTTTGGCCAACTTGAAATACTTATTGGAACTTCATCTTGAAAGTAATGAATTTTCAGGTCCTATTCCATCATTTTCACAGGCAAGTTTAACATCTATTGATCTGTCAAACAATAAATTGCAAGGTGAAATTCCTCAAAGCATGTCAAGATTTGGTGCAGACCCTTTTAAAGGGAATAATGAATTATGTGGGAAACAATTAGGGAAAGAATGCAACAAGGGAAAAGAGAATAATACTTTTCAAAGAGCACCAATGTCCAAGCTGAAATGGATAATTCTTGGTTTAGTTGTTAGTCTTCTGTTGATAACGATTCTTTTTAAGGCCAAGCGCAAGGAAGATCATTTCGACAAGCTTGGAAAAGAGAATCTTGACGAGGGGTTGCACGTTTCAAGCTCGAATAGGAAGAACACGAGCATTCATAGTAAGGGAGGTGATTCGGTGCATGGATCATCGCGAAGGGGAGCTGGATCGCAAAGGGGTAAGGCCATGGGCGATCTCGTGTTGGTAAACGAGGAAAAGGGTACGTTCGGATTGCCTGATTTGATGAAGGCAGCTGCTGAAGTCCTTGGGAACGGCGTATTAGGATCAGCTTATAAGGCAAAAATGGTTTATGGACTGTCTGTTGTGGTGAAAAGGTTGAGAGAGATGAATAAAATGAATAGGGATGTCTTTGATACAGAGATCAGGAAAATTAGCAAGTTAAGGCACAAGAATATATTGCAGTTATTGGCATATCATTACAGAAAAGAGGAGAAGTTGTTGGTATCTGAGTATGTTCCCAAAGGCAGCCTATTGTATCTGTTACATG GTGATCGAGGGATATCACACGCTGAGCTAAATTGGCCGACGCGCCTAAAAATCATCCACGGAGTTGCTAGTGGAATGAGTTTTCTTCATTCTGAGTTTGCATCATATGTGGTGCCTCATGGGAACCTCAAGTCAAGCAACATTCTACTAACTGAAAAATATGAACCACTTCTCTCAGATTACGCCTTCTATCCGCTAATCAACAACACACAAACCGTTCAATGCCTTTTCGCTTATAAATCCCCAGAAGCCATACAAAATCAACAAATCTCTCCAAAGAGTGATGTCTATTGTCTTGGAATCATAATACTCGAGATCCTTACAGGCAAATTCCCTTCACAGTATCTAAACAATCAAAAGGGTGGAACCGACGTTGTACAATGGGTGCAATCAGCAATAGCTGACAACagagaatcagaattgattgacCAAGAGATAGCAAATGCAACAGATTCCATTGAACAAATGGTGAAGCTACTTCATGTAGGAGCTGCTTGCACTGTAAACGATCCGGAAAAAAGGATTGACATGAAAGAAGCATCAAGGAGGATAGAAGAGATAAGTTTAATTTGA